A single window of Fusobacterium sp. IOR10 DNA harbors:
- a CDS encoding NCS2 family permease: MQNKNLIERIFKVKERNSTVHTEIMGGITTFFTIAYIIFVHPSILSLTGMDKGALISVTCLAGAIGTLLTAFIGNVPITMAPGMGLNAFFTFTLVMGKGVPWEDALGIVFLSGVFFLILALSGLREKLAQAIPEPLTAAATAGIGLFIAFIGLKNMGIIVAHPATLVTLGKFTLPVVLSMLGLALMAIFELKRVKGGILLSIIIITIIGAFFGLVEVPKTLISTPPSIAPIAFKLNIMGAMKLSLLGAIFSFMFIDLFDSLGLLIACYKEMGMQDKDGNYIGLGRMMFVDVTSTILGSFLGTSTVTAVSESAAGIALGARTGLASLVTGLLFLLSLLITPVVGMVPMFAAAPSLVLVGVFMFKSVKFLDWTDIKVSVPGFITVIFMPLTYSISIGLSFGFISYILMHLVAGEYKKINLVLWGIGALSVINLVV, encoded by the coding sequence ATACTGAAATTATGGGGGGAATTACTACATTTTTTACCATTGCATACATTATTTTTGTTCATCCTTCTATTTTATCTTTAACTGGAATGGATAAAGGGGCATTAATTAGTGTTACATGTTTAGCAGGTGCAATAGGGACTCTTCTTACTGCTTTTATTGGAAATGTACCAATTACAATGGCACCTGGAATGGGACTTAATGCATTCTTCACTTTTACATTAGTTATGGGGAAAGGAGTGCCTTGGGAAGATGCTTTGGGAATAGTTTTTCTTTCAGGAGTTTTCTTTTTGATTTTAGCTCTATCTGGTCTTAGAGAAAAGTTAGCTCAAGCTATACCAGAACCACTAACTGCTGCAGCAACTGCAGGAATTGGATTATTTATAGCTTTTATTGGTTTAAAAAATATGGGGATTATAGTTGCTCATCCAGCAACTCTTGTTACTCTTGGGAAATTTACCCTTCCTGTTGTTTTGTCTATGCTAGGATTGGCCCTTATGGCTATTTTTGAATTGAAAAGAGTTAAAGGTGGAATTTTATTAAGTATTATAATTATAACAATTATTGGTGCTTTTTTTGGACTTGTTGAGGTTCCTAAAACTTTAATATCTACTCCTCCATCAATAGCTCCAATTGCTTTTAAACTTAATATAATGGGAGCTATGAAATTATCATTACTTGGAGCTATTTTTTCTTTTATGTTTATTGATTTATTTGATTCTTTAGGGCTTTTAATAGCTTGTTACAAAGAAATGGGAATGCAAGATAAAGATGGAAATTATATAGGTCTTGGAAGAATGATGTTTGTTGATGTTACTTCAACAATTTTAGGATCTTTTCTAGGTACTAGTACAGTTACAGCTGTAAGTGAGTCTGCAGCAGGTATAGCTTTAGGAGCTAGAACAGGTTTAGCCTCTTTAGTTACTGGTCTTTTATTTCTATTATCTCTTTTAATAACTCCTGTTGTAGGAATGGTTCCAATGTTTGCTGCTGCTCCTTCTCTAGTTTTAGTTGGAGTTTTTATGTTTAAATCAGTTAAATTTCTAGACTGGACAGATATAAAAGTTTCTGTACCTGGATTTATAACAGTTATTTTTATGCCTCTTACATATAGTATTAGTATTGGACTTAGTTTTGGATTTATCAGTTATATTTTAATGCATTTAGTTGCAGGGGAATATAAGAAAATAAATTTAGTTTTATGGGGAATTGGAGCTTTATCAGTTATAAATTTGGTAGTTTAA